The sequence below is a genomic window from Streptomyces sp. NBC_00289.
CCGCCGGGCGACCTGCAATGCGCCGTCGGCCAGGCCGACCAGATAGGGACCGGCGGCATTACCGCCGCTCTCCTGGACATGGGCGTGCAAGGCGCCGTGCAGCGGGTGTTCGGTCGAGTCGTTCATGCGATGACGCCCCTTCCGGAGGCAGAGGAGGAGGTGGTAGCCGACGGTTCTGCCTCGGCGAAGGCGGCGCGCAGGGAGGCCAGGGCCTTGTGGGTCTGGCTGCGGACCGTCCCCTGGGCGACGCCCAGGATCGCGGCGATCTCGGGGTCCGGCAGGTCCTCGAAGTAGCGCAGCACGATCACCGCGCGCTGGCGTTTGGGCAGCCGCCGCAGCGCGGCCATGATGTCCTGCCGCTGGACCACGGTGTCGGCCCAGTCGGCGGCCTGCCCGGACGAGTCCGGCAGCGTGTCGGTGACCGTCTCCTTCCCCCAACTGAGCAGGCGGAAGCGGTCCACCTGCGCGTGGTAGATCGCCCGGCGCACATAGGTCTCCGGCTGCTGCCGGTCACGCAGCCGCGACCAGCGCCGGGCGGTGGACGCGAGCGCGGTCTGGAGCAGGTCGCGGCCCTGCTCCCAGTCCCCGGTCAGCAAATAGGCCGTGTGCAGCAGCGATCTCGACCGCGCCGCCACGAACTCCCGGAACTCGCGTTCCTCGTCGGCGTTCAAAGTGCCCTCCCTCGTTCCCCCGTAAAGACGGGTGCGGCAGGGTGTTCGACTGCCTTGCCGGTCGGACTTTCTCGACCACGACG
It includes:
- a CDS encoding SigE family RNA polymerase sigma factor, giving the protein MNADEEREFREFVAARSRSLLHTAYLLTGDWEQGRDLLQTALASTARRWSRLRDRQQPETYVRRAIYHAQVDRFRLLSWGKETVTDTLPDSSGQAADWADTVVQRQDIMAALRRLPKRQRAVIVLRYFEDLPDPEIAAILGVAQGTVRSQTHKALASLRAAFAEAEPSATTSSSASGRGVIA